The Lutibacter profundi genome includes a region encoding these proteins:
- a CDS encoding glycosyltransferase, whose product MIKQFELCIVIPCYNEEKRLDKKRMLNFLEAQKNVLLCFVNDGSSDNTLEVLNSIKIAYPNNVEAISTPKNVGKAEAVRTGITYCNKNLKFNKIAYLDADLATTLEECYEISKLVTNKVVFAFGSRIKKIDTNIQRKTSRFLIGRVIATFISKQLKLGVYDTQCGCKIFDSKLSKNIFNEKFISKWLFDVELFHRIIKIYGEEKMHKICKEVPLKSWIDYDDSKVKMTYFFKLWLDLYRIQKHYK is encoded by the coding sequence ATGATTAAACAATTTGAGCTATGTATTGTTATACCCTGCTATAATGAAGAAAAAAGATTAGACAAAAAACGGATGCTTAATTTTCTTGAAGCACAAAAAAATGTTTTATTATGCTTTGTAAATGATGGCTCTAGTGACAATACTTTAGAAGTCTTAAATTCCATAAAAATTGCTTATCCTAACAATGTTGAAGCTATTTCTACGCCAAAAAATGTAGGAAAGGCTGAAGCCGTTAGAACGGGAATAACATACTGTAATAAAAATCTAAAATTCAACAAAATTGCTTATTTAGATGCAGATTTAGCTACTACTTTGGAGGAGTGCTATGAGATTAGTAAATTAGTTACTAATAAAGTGGTATTTGCATTTGGATCAAGAATAAAAAAAATTGATACGAATATTCAGCGAAAAACATCTCGTTTTTTAATAGGAAGAGTTATTGCTACGTTTATATCAAAACAGCTAAAATTAGGGGTTTACGATACGCAATGTGGCTGTAAAATATTTGATAGTAAACTTTCTAAAAATATTTTTAACGAAAAATTTATCTCAAAATGGTTATTTGATGTAGAACTCTTTCACAGAATTATTAAAATTTATGGAGAAGAAAAAATGCATAAAATATGCAAGGAAGTACCTTTAAAATCTTGGATAGATTACGATGATTCTAAAGTTAAAATGACTTACTTCTTTAAACTTTGGTTAGATTTATATCGTATCCAAAAACATTACAAATAG
- a CDS encoding lipid-A-disaccharide synthase N-terminal domain-containing protein has translation MSSWIIYSIGFLAQLLFSGRLILQWILSEKNKKVLTPSIFWKLSLFASFLLFVYGYLRDDFAIMLGQTLTYFIYIRNLQLQGEWQKAPKILRWFLWIFPLLIVIYSFNNNIYDLNKLLKNEAIPFWLLIWGSVAQVIFTLRFVYQWIYSEKKKESSLPFGFWLLSLIGSIMILIYAIFREDPVLLVGHLMGSIIYIRNIFILRKQ, from the coding sequence ATGAGTAGTTGGATAATTTATAGCATAGGCTTTTTAGCACAACTTTTATTTTCAGGAAGATTAATTTTACAATGGATTTTATCAGAAAAGAATAAGAAAGTTTTAACCCCTTCCATTTTTTGGAAACTAAGCCTATTTGCCTCTTTCCTATTATTTGTTTATGGATATTTACGTGATGATTTTGCCATTATGTTAGGGCAAACTCTTACCTATTTTATATACATTAGAAACTTACAATTACAAGGAGAATGGCAAAAAGCACCTAAGATTTTACGGTGGTTTTTATGGATTTTCCCCTTATTAATAGTTATTTATTCTTTTAATAATAATATCTACGATTTAAATAAACTTCTTAAAAATGAAGCCATTCCTTTTTGGTTGTTAATTTGGGGAAGTGTAGCACAAGTTATTTTTACACTTCGATTTGTGTATCAATGGATTTACTCTGAAAAGAAAAAAGAATCATCTTTACCTTTTGGATTTTGGTTGTTAAGCTTAATTGGTTCAATTATGATATTGATTTATGCCATCTTTAGAGAAGACCCTGTACTTTTAGTTGGGCATTTAATGGGGTCTATCATATATATAAGAAATATTTTTATTTTAAGAAAACAATAA
- a CDS encoding glycosyltransferase has product MNYEFTIIVPVYNEEANLQRVEQELSNYLKIAAKKTKILFVNDGSKDKSQQLIEEICMNNSDFNFIQFQQNCGLSAAITAGFKNTDTELVGYIDSDLQTAPEDFNLLLAQIGEYDLVTGVRANRKDTFVKNMSSTIANGIRRAFTHDGMDDTGCPLKVIKTEYAKKIPMFKGLHRFLPAMILLQNGKIKQIPVQHFPRIAGEAKYGLWNRLIGPLIDCFAYLWMKKKYINYKIAKIN; this is encoded by the coding sequence ATGAACTACGAATTTACTATCATTGTTCCTGTTTACAATGAAGAAGCTAATTTACAACGAGTTGAACAAGAACTTTCTAACTATCTAAAAATAGCTGCAAAAAAAACAAAAATCCTCTTTGTAAATGATGGAAGCAAAGATAAAAGCCAACAATTAATTGAAGAAATTTGTATGAACAATTCAGATTTTAATTTTATTCAGTTTCAACAAAACTGTGGGTTAAGTGCTGCAATAACTGCTGGATTTAAGAATACTGATACTGAATTGGTTGGTTATATAGATTCTGATTTACAAACTGCTCCTGAAGATTTTAATTTATTATTGGCTCAAATTGGAGAATATGATTTAGTTACAGGAGTAAGAGCAAATAGAAAAGATACTTTTGTGAAAAATATGTCATCAACTATAGCAAATGGAATTAGGCGTGCTTTTACACATGACGGAATGGATGATACTGGCTGCCCTTTAAAAGTAATTAAAACTGAGTATGCAAAAAAAATACCTATGTTTAAAGGCTTACATCGTTTTTTACCAGCTATGATTTTATTGCAAAATGGAAAAATTAAACAAATACCTGTGCAACATTTCCCTAGAATTGCCGGTGAAGCAAAATACGGTTTATGGAATAGACTTATAGGTCCACTCATAGATTGTTTTGCCTATTTATGGATGAAGAAAAAATATATCAATTACAAAATTGCTAAAATAAATTAA
- the meaB gene encoding methylmalonyl Co-A mutase-associated GTPase MeaB encodes MTNKKSLKSALHEVEGIQQPATTNDSSIKKIKRQRRKQPTEEEFVEKIIEGDISYLSRAITLIESTNSNHQKKATAILEQCLPFANKSVRIGITGVPGVGKSTFIEAFGKYFTKQNKKVAVLAIDPSSSINKGSILGDKTRMEELVKDQNVYIRPSPSGSSLGGVAQKTRETIILCEAASFDVIFIETVGVGQSETAVHSMVDFFLLLKLAGAGDELQGIKRGIIEMADAIVINKADNDNKKYAELAKNEFTRALHLYPPKESGWQPQVTTCSAIYNEGIDTVYKIINDYFNLTKSNGYFEKHRNEQNNYWFLETINYQLITNFYNKKRVKEGLKKYKEDIKNLKTTPFKAAQEILKLSKK; translated from the coding sequence ATGACCAACAAAAAATCATTGAAATCTGCTTTACATGAGGTTGAAGGAATTCAACAACCTGCAACAACTAATGATAGTTCAATAAAAAAAATAAAACGACAACGAAGGAAACAACCTACTGAAGAAGAGTTTGTTGAGAAAATTATTGAAGGAGATATTTCTTATTTAAGCCGTGCAATAACGTTAATTGAAAGTACCAATTCAAATCATCAAAAAAAAGCAACTGCAATTTTAGAACAATGTTTACCTTTTGCAAATAAATCTGTTAGAATTGGCATAACTGGTGTTCCAGGCGTAGGGAAAAGTACTTTTATTGAAGCTTTTGGAAAATATTTCACTAAACAAAATAAAAAAGTTGCTGTATTAGCTATTGATCCAAGTAGTTCTATTAATAAAGGAAGTATTTTAGGTGATAAAACTCGTATGGAAGAATTGGTAAAGGATCAAAATGTATATATACGTCCTTCTCCAAGTGGTTCTTCTTTGGGAGGTGTTGCACAAAAAACACGTGAAACTATTATTTTATGTGAAGCTGCTAGTTTTGATGTTATTTTTATTGAAACTGTAGGTGTTGGTCAAAGTGAAACAGCAGTGCATTCAATGGTTGATTTCTTTTTATTATTAAAATTAGCTGGTGCTGGTGACGAATTACAAGGAATTAAACGTGGTATAATTGAAATGGCTGATGCAATTGTAATTAACAAAGCTGACAATGACAATAAAAAATATGCTGAACTTGCAAAAAATGAATTTACACGCGCATTGCATTTGTATCCGCCAAAAGAAAGTGGCTGGCAACCACAAGTAACAACTTGTAGTGCCATTTATAATGAAGGCATTGACACCGTTTACAAAATTATTAATGATTATTTTAACTTAACAAAGTCAAATGGCTATTTTGAAAAGCATAGAAATGAACAAAATAATTATTGGTTTCTAGAAACTATTAATTACCAGCTAATTACCAATTTTTACAACAAAAAAAGGGTAAAAGAAGGATTAAAAAAATATAAAGAGGACATAAAAAACCTCAAAACAACACCTTTTAAAGCTGCTCAAGAAATCCTAAAACTATCAAAAAAATAA
- the cysS gene encoding cysteine--tRNA ligase, translating into MELYKTNQLKIYNSLSKSKEVFKPIVEGNVGMYVCGPTVYSNVHLGNVRTFMSFDMIFRYLKHLGYKVRYVRNITDAGHLTDDDAEDKIATKARLEKIEPMEVVQRYTIDFHNTLQNINNLPPSIEPTATGHIVEQIEIIKDILAKGMAYEVNGSVYFDVLKYNETENYGILSGRKIEDSIQNTRELEGQSEKKNPQDFALWKKADERHIMRWPSPWSDGFPGWHLECSAMSTKYLGSEFDIHGGGMDLKFPHHECEIAQSKVKNGVNPVHYWMHANMLILNGEKMSKSTGNYILPNEIFSGKNNILSKPFSPSVTRFFMLQANYRSILDFTNAGIEASEKGYIKLEEAVNNLDNIIVSKESSIDIKGWKQKCYDAMNDDFNTPILIANLFEAVKFVNLLLVKKETITEVDLKEFKFTLKAFFYDVLGLKNEIQQNSSDKLTGVVELLIQMRKEARDNKNWALSDQIRDELLALGIQLKDGKDGTTFSIN; encoded by the coding sequence ATGGAATTATACAAAACAAACCAACTTAAAATATACAATTCTTTAAGTAAATCAAAAGAAGTTTTTAAACCAATTGTTGAAGGTAATGTTGGTATGTATGTTTGTGGCCCTACAGTTTATAGTAATGTACACTTAGGAAATGTTAGAACGTTTATGTCGTTTGATATGATTTTTCGTTACTTAAAACACTTGGGGTATAAAGTACGCTATGTACGTAATATTACTGATGCAGGACATTTAACAGATGATGATGCAGAAGATAAAATTGCTACCAAAGCTCGATTGGAAAAAATAGAGCCTATGGAAGTTGTACAACGTTATACAATAGATTTTCACAATACGCTACAAAATATTAATAATTTACCTCCAAGTATTGAGCCAACAGCTACAGGGCATATAGTTGAACAAATTGAAATAATTAAAGATATTTTAGCTAAAGGAATGGCTTATGAAGTTAATGGCTCTGTATATTTTGATGTTTTAAAATACAATGAAACTGAAAACTACGGCATACTTTCAGGTAGAAAAATTGAAGATTCTATACAAAATACACGAGAGTTAGAGGGGCAGTCTGAAAAGAAGAATCCACAAGATTTTGCACTTTGGAAAAAAGCTGATGAACGGCACATTATGCGTTGGCCTTCACCTTGGAGTGATGGTTTTCCAGGTTGGCATTTAGAATGTAGTGCAATGAGTACTAAATATTTAGGGAGTGAATTTGACATTCATGGAGGCGGAATGGATTTAAAGTTTCCACACCATGAATGTGAAATTGCACAGTCTAAGGTTAAAAATGGTGTAAACCCTGTACATTATTGGATGCATGCAAATATGTTGATTTTAAATGGAGAAAAAATGTCTAAATCAACAGGAAATTATATTTTGCCTAATGAGATATTTTCAGGTAAAAATAACATTTTAAGTAAACCATTTTCCCCAAGTGTAACACGATTTTTTATGTTACAAGCAAATTATAGAAGTATATTAGATTTTACAAATGCAGGAATTGAAGCATCTGAAAAAGGCTATATTAAATTAGAAGAAGCCGTAAATAATTTAGATAATATAATAGTATCAAAAGAATCTTCAATAGATATTAAAGGTTGGAAACAAAAATGTTATGATGCTATGAATGATGATTTTAATACACCTATTTTAATTGCAAATTTATTTGAAGCAGTTAAATTTGTGAATTTATTACTCGTTAAAAAAGAAACCATAACAGAAGTAGATTTAAAAGAATTTAAGTTTACGTTAAAAGCATTTTTTTACGACGTGTTAGGTTTAAAAAATGAGATTCAACAAAACAGTTCAGATAAATTAACGGGTGTGGTAGAATTGTTAATTCAAATGAGAAAAGAAGCTAGAGATAATAAAAATTGGGCATTATCTGATCAAATTAGAGATGAACTTTTAGCTTTGGGTATTCAATTAAAAGATGGTAAAGATGGAACTACTTTTTCAATAAATTAA
- the yidD gene encoding membrane protein insertion efficiency factor YidD produces MKSFTKILAIPFIWLVRFYQAAISPYTPSSCRYTPTCSSYTLEALQKHGIFRGGKLAIKRIFSCHPWGGSGYDPVPDTEDKKSKK; encoded by the coding sequence TTGAAAAGTTTTACTAAAATATTGGCAATTCCATTTATATGGTTAGTTCGTTTTTATCAAGCAGCAATATCTCCTTATACACCATCAAGCTGCAGGTATACACCAACTTGTTCTAGTTATACGTTAGAAGCACTTCAAAAACATGGAATATTTAGAGGTGGTAAATTGGCAATTAAAAGAATCTTTAGTTGTCATCCTTGGGGAGGAAGCGGTTATGATCCGGTACCCGATACAGAAGATAAAAAAAGTAAAAAATAA
- the lgt gene encoding prolipoprotein diacylglyceryl transferase, which produces MILLQIDWNPSPILFKLGPVAIRYYSLMFVFAFTLGLYIMKKIFINDKIPLEKLDSLFMYAVIATLIGARIGHFLFYQPEFLFKHPLEVLLPVKFSPKFEFIGYRGLASHGAAIGIILAMYWFSKKILKKPLLYILDRIVVPVALGAMFVRIGNLMNSEIIGKPTNSNYGFVFRRLGEDFPRHPAQLYEAISYLVIFIILWYIYWKTDKKQKLGYIFGLFFVLLWSVRFVIEFFKEAQVDDRSQWALNTGQWLSIPLIFVGFYFMFRKTKS; this is translated from the coding sequence ATGATACTACTTCAAATTGATTGGAATCCTTCACCAATATTATTCAAATTAGGTCCAGTTGCAATACGATATTATAGTTTAATGTTTGTTTTTGCATTTACATTAGGCTTGTATATAATGAAAAAAATATTTATAAATGATAAAATTCCTTTAGAAAAATTAGATTCATTATTTATGTACGCTGTTATAGCAACATTGATAGGAGCAAGGATAGGGCATTTTTTATTTTATCAGCCAGAATTTCTATTTAAACACCCTCTTGAAGTTTTGTTACCAGTTAAATTTTCTCCAAAATTTGAGTTTATTGGCTATAGAGGCTTGGCAAGTCATGGTGCTGCAATAGGAATAATTTTGGCTATGTATTGGTTTAGTAAAAAAATATTAAAAAAACCATTACTTTATATTTTAGATAGAATTGTAGTTCCAGTTGCGTTAGGTGCAATGTTTGTTAGAATAGGAAATTTAATGAATTCAGAAATTATTGGAAAACCTACAAATTCTAATTATGGATTTGTTTTTAGAAGATTAGGAGAAGATTTTCCTAGGCATCCTGCACAATTATATGAAGCCATTAGTTATTTGGTAATATTTATTATTCTTTGGTACATTTACTGGAAAACAGATAAAAAACAAAAACTAGGTTATATTTTTGGACTCTTTTTTGTGTTACTCTGGTCAGTTAGATTTGTAATTGAGTTTTTCAAAGAAGCACAGGTTGATGATCGTTCTCAATGGGCACTCAATACGGGACAATGGTTGAGTATTCCTCTAATTTTTGTTGGATTTTATTTTATGTTTCGAAAAACAAAATCTTAA